A single genomic interval of Capsicum annuum cultivar UCD-10X-F1 unplaced genomic scaffold, UCD10Xv1.1 ctg55406, whole genome shotgun sequence harbors:
- the LOC124893197 gene encoding uncharacterized protein LOC124893197 isoform X4: MMMIWEISWCRNGWPPSLRCLFRFHLRELWRYLFRGSSPATQNGSTSNPSAKRNIVGLPKETVLTIRESSSIAKKGSTSNASTERNHSIISAVPKKSVG, translated from the exons atgatgatgatttgggagaTAAGTTGGTGCCGAAATGGTTGGCCACCCTCTCTGCGATGCCTTTTTCGTTTCCATTTGAGAG AGTTGTGGCGTTACCTGTTTCGAGGCAGTTCGCCAGCAACACAAAATG GTTCAACATCAAATCCTTCCGCTAAACGAAATATTGTTGGATTACCTAAAGAAACAGTTCTAACAATACGAGAGTCGTCTTCTATTGCCAAAAAAG GTTCAACATCAAATGCTTCTACTGAACGAAATCATTCGATCATATCAGCTGTCCCAAAAAAG AGTGTTGGCTAA
- the LOC124893197 gene encoding uncharacterized protein LOC124893197 isoform X5: MMMIWEISWCRNGWPPSLRCLFRFHLRELWRYLFRGSSPATQNGSTSNPSAKRNIVGLPKETVLTIRESSSIAKKGSTSNASTERNHSIISAVPKKK, encoded by the exons atgatgatgatttgggagaTAAGTTGGTGCCGAAATGGTTGGCCACCCTCTCTGCGATGCCTTTTTCGTTTCCATTTGAGAG AGTTGTGGCGTTACCTGTTTCGAGGCAGTTCGCCAGCAACACAAAATG GTTCAACATCAAATCCTTCCGCTAAACGAAATATTGTTGGATTACCTAAAGAAACAGTTCTAACAATACGAGAGTCGTCTTCTATTGCCAAAAAAG GTTCAACATCAAATGCTTCTACTGAACGAAATCATTCGATCATATCAGCTGTCCCAAAAAAG AAATAA
- the LOC124893197 gene encoding uncharacterized protein LOC124893197 isoform X1 yields MLYIILHAYKLLMLTMIFILQQLMHLAQRVQRQRKALIKEKLQLVTSLYLKFVQHQMLLLNEIIRSYQLSQKRVLAKRNDGIYTFKVQGQMYHFINDLIPSNGQLRNLQLYFYNDNTEILNRMASSSMLKRIVIEKLMNILKINPYYIFLKSLLHIPELSNFYIALRCGSGLDQRVYNLPSVSEVAGFWLDEEMHDNNFAPHI; encoded by the exons atgttatatataattttacatgCATACAAATTGTTAATGTTGACTATGATTTTCATCCTTCAACAACTGATGCATCTCGCACAAAGAGTTCAACGGCAACGAAAGGCTTtgataaaggaaaaattacagcTGGTCACTTCTCTGTATTTGAAATTT GTTCAACATCAAATGCTTCTACTGAACGAAATCATTCGATCATATCAGCTGTCCCAAAAAAG AGTGTTGGCTAAAAGAAATGATGGCATTTACACTTTCAAAGTACAAGGGCAAATGTATCACTTCATAAATGATTTGATTCCTTCAAATGGACAACTAAGAAATCTGCAACTGTATTTTTATAACgataacactgagatactgaatcgaATGGCTTCTTCAAGTATGCTTAAACGAATAGTTATTGAGAAATTGATGAACATTTTAAAGATAAATCCTTATTATATTTTTCTGAAATCTCTTCTTCATATTCCTGAATTATCAAACTTTTATATCGCATTGAGATGTGGATCTGGTTTAGATCAGCGAGTATATAACCTACCGAGTGTATCTGAAGTGGCAGGATTTTGGCTAGACGAAGAAATGCATGATAATAATTTTGCACCCCATATCTGA